Proteins encoded by one window of Panicum virgatum strain AP13 chromosome 7N, P.virgatum_v5, whole genome shotgun sequence:
- the LOC120681887 gene encoding methylecgonone reductase-like isoform X1 — MAGASATTTIPCVTLNTGHAMPVLGFGTGSNSTPADLSAIIVDAVRLGYRHIDTASLYGTEGAVGAAVAAAVRAGAVASRGDLFVTSKLGVADAHPDRVLPALRESLARLGLGYLDLFLIHWPVAAGENRKLVPFDMEGVWRAMEECHRLGLARSVGVSNFSSEKMCRLLSFAAVPPAVNQVELNVAWRQEKLREVCARNGVVVTAFSPLGAFGAAWGSNAVMESGALRDVAARRGKTVAQVALRWLHEQGLSFVVRSFNMERLKQNMELFDWELSEDDKELIMQIPQRRACRGEFFLSPDGQYKSLEELWDGEI; from the exons ATGGCCGGCGCGTCGGCGACCACTACTATCCCCTGCGTCACGCTCAACACGGGCCACGCGATGCCCGTGCTGGGCTTCGGGACCGGCTCCAACAGCACGCCGGCGGACCTGTCGGCCATCATCGTCGACGCCGTCCGCCTCGGCTACCGCCACATCGACACGGCCTCGCTCTACGGCACGGAGGGCGcggtcggcgccgccgtggccgccgccgtccgcgccggGGCCGTCGCCTCGCGAGGGGACCTCTTCGTCACGTCCAAGCTCGGCGTCGCCGACGCGCACCCGGACCGCGTGCTCCCCGCGCTCCGCGAGTCGCTggcccgcctcggcctcggctaCCTCGACCTCTTCCTCATCCACtggcccgtcgccgccggcgagaacAGGAAGCTCGTGCCCTTCGACATGGAGGGCGTCTGGCGCGCCATGGAGGAGTGCCACCGCCTGGGCCTCGCGAGGTCCGTCGGCGTCAGCAACTTCTCGTCCGAAAAGATGTGCAGGCTGCTCTCCTTCGCCGCCGTTCCGCCGGCCGTGAACCAGGTGGAGTTGAACGTCGCCTGGCGCCAGGAGAAGCTAAGGGAGGTCTGCGCCAGGAACGGCGTCGTCGTCACAGCCTTCTCGCCGCTCGGCGCGTTCGGCGCGGCTTGGGGATCCAACGCCGTCATGGAGAGCGGCGCCCTGCGCGATGTCGCCGCCAGGAGAGGCAAGACGGTTGCTCAG GTGGCGCTGAGGTGGCTGCACGAACAGGGGTTGTCCTTCGTGGTGAGGAGCTTCAACATGGAGAGACTAAAGCAGAACATGGAGCTTTTCGACTGGGAGTTGAGCGAGGACGACAAGGAGCTGATCATGCAAATTCCACAGCGGAGAGCATGCCGTGGGGAATTCTTTTTGTCACCAGACGGGCAATACAAGTCTCTGGAGGAGCTGTGGGATGGAGAGATATGA
- the LOC120681887 gene encoding methylecgonone reductase-like isoform X2, producing the protein MAGASATTTIPCVTLNTGHAMPVLGFGTGSNSTPADLSAIIVDAVRLGYRHIDTASLYGTEGAVGAAVAAAVRAGAVASRGDLFVTSKLGVADAHPDRVLPALRESLARLGLGYLDLFLIHWPVAAGENRKLVPFDMEGVWRAMEECHRLGLARSVGVSNFSSEKMCRLLSFAAVPPAVNQVELNVAWRQEKLREVCARNGVVVTAFSPLGAFGAAWGSNAVMESGALRDVAARRGKTVAQLLVAI; encoded by the exons ATGGCCGGCGCGTCGGCGACCACTACTATCCCCTGCGTCACGCTCAACACGGGCCACGCGATGCCCGTGCTGGGCTTCGGGACCGGCTCCAACAGCACGCCGGCGGACCTGTCGGCCATCATCGTCGACGCCGTCCGCCTCGGCTACCGCCACATCGACACGGCCTCGCTCTACGGCACGGAGGGCGcggtcggcgccgccgtggccgccgccgtccgcgccggGGCCGTCGCCTCGCGAGGGGACCTCTTCGTCACGTCCAAGCTCGGCGTCGCCGACGCGCACCCGGACCGCGTGCTCCCCGCGCTCCGCGAGTCGCTggcccgcctcggcctcggctaCCTCGACCTCTTCCTCATCCACtggcccgtcgccgccggcgagaacAGGAAGCTCGTGCCCTTCGACATGGAGGGCGTCTGGCGCGCCATGGAGGAGTGCCACCGCCTGGGCCTCGCGAGGTCCGTCGGCGTCAGCAACTTCTCGTCCGAAAAGATGTGCAGGCTGCTCTCCTTCGCCGCCGTTCCGCCGGCCGTGAACCAGGTGGAGTTGAACGTCGCCTGGCGCCAGGAGAAGCTAAGGGAGGTCTGCGCCAGGAACGGCGTCGTCGTCACAGCCTTCTCGCCGCTCGGCGCGTTCGGCGCGGCTTGGGGATCCAACGCCGTCATGGAGAGCGGCGCCCTGCGCGATGTCGCCGCCAGGAGAGGCAAGACGGTTGCTCAG CTACTTGTGGCGATATAG